Below is a window of Streptomyces sp. ITFR-16 DNA.
GCGCGATGGGACAGAGACACGCTCCGCTTCGCGGAGCGTGATGGGCCGGGGCTTCACCCCGGCGGATTCGGCTGGCCGCTCGCGGGGGCCTTGCGCTTCGCTCCAGGCCCCTTGAGTGTGGGCGTCCGCCGCTGCGCCCTGGGCCTTGACCGGCCACTACGCCGCCGGTGCGCTCCGGCCGCGCCCTCCAGGGACGCAGGCGGCCAGCGGGCGGCTGGCTAGGTGGGAGGGGTGGCCGGCCCCGGGGGTGGGGCGGACGGGGAGGGATTCTTTTCGGGGGTGGGGATGGGGTCTGGGGCCAGTCTGCATCACTTCTGATGCACATGCAGCTTTGGCAGAACCAGCCCATAGCCCCTGCGTGCCCGCCTCCCGGCCTCCCGTGGCGCTCTTGGCGTTGGTTTCTGCCCAGACGGGAGCCGAGGGCGGGAGGCGGGCGTACAGCCGCCTTCCTGGCGGTTCCGTGGTCCGGGGTGCATCAGCAGGCGAGCTGTGTAGCATCCCGGATTCGGCGCCACCCCCACCCCGGCGGGGCGAACACCACCACCTGTGGTCTGAACGCATCCCGCCCACTGCGGACAACAACACCCTGTACTTCGCTGTTGCCATACCCGGAAGCATCGCGATGAGTTACTTTGCAGCAGGCTGGATCACCTACAAACGCTTCCTACGACGCCAGGCAGCCCTCGCCGCCACAGGCGACGCGCAAGCCCACGAACACCTCGACCGGTGCCGGGTGTCGCTCTTTGCTGAAGGCCGTGTCGTTTCCCGCCGAAGGTCTGGTGTCGTGTGGGGGGCGGGTGGTTAGCGGTGTTCGGGGCAGTTCTGGTTCTGCATCATCACCTCGCCGCCCCCAAGACCCGGTGATGATCGCCAAATGGATCAAGTTCCAGGTCCTGGACACCGAACGGCAGGACTGGACCCGCTGGTACGACGCCGCCCGCCGCTACCGCGACCGGGAAGACGACCTGGACGTCCTCTACGAACACCAGGAAGGCGCGTATCCACTGGGCAGGTGGCTGTCCGACCAGAGGCGCGCCTACCGGGCCGGAACTACGAACAGCACCTGCGCATGATGAGCTCGAGGAACTCGGCATGATCCGGGACACCGCCGATGCCCAGTTCGAGGAGAACCTCGCCGCGCCCGCGCCTACTACCGGGAGGCCGGGGCACCTGGCTGCCCTACGGCACGCGGTCGCCCTCGACAAGCCCGTGGGCCAATGGCTGACCAACCTCCGGCGGCCCGGCGGACTCGGCAAAGACCCCGAGCGAGGCGCAGCGGCGTGCCGAGCAGCTCACGGCGATCGACCCCGACTGGAACCCCGGACAGCTGGGCCGGACCGTCGACCGGCAACGCCAACATGCCGGCCTGGCCGCCCTCCCGAACGTCGGCGGCGCGCTCAAGGACGTCCAGCCCGGCGTCACCTACCGGGGCGACGACATCGGGCGCTGGGTCGCCCGGCAAGCCCGGGATTATCAAATGGCCGAATCCGGAGCAGCAGCGGCGCCTGGGCGAACTCGGTGTGCGAGCAGCGACTGTACGGGTGCGGAAGGCCCCCTGCTGGCTGGCTATACGAAGACCTGAGCAGCGAAAGGCTCCGACGCGTTCACACGAGGCGGGGCAGCCCTGCGCCAGTACATCCAACGCGAAGGGAAGACCGTCGTGCCCAGGGAGCACACAAAGGTTCTGGTAGAGGCAGGCAGCGGCACAGAGACCGCCGTTCGGCTGGGCGTTTCGGTCAGCAACCAGAACACCTGACGTGACCGCCTTCGACACCACCCAGCTCGCCGCCCTCGCCAACCTCGGATTGGAATGGGCGGCGTAAGCGGCCACTTCTACGACAGTGATAAATGAGATCCCGAACCTCTAGAACAACTTTCTTTGCGCCGCGGTGCGCTGGAAGGAATTGACATTCAGCTTCACGCCGTCGGTGCTCTGGAGACGGTGGGCATCTCGCCCTTGGAAGTCTGGCCGGGCTGGACGTCGGTCACGAACTGAGTGCTGTGCGCGACACCGGTACTGCTGGCAACCACGGCCTCCCAGTCCCAGGAGTAATTGGACTTCTCACTGCTGTTGTTCTTGATCGTCCGCTCGATCCAGATGTTGCTGATCCCGGCTCGCGAGCGGTCATCGATTCGGAAACTGGTCAGGTCCTCGCGTTCATTGAGCGTTTTCAGCGTGGCCACTGATCGGGTGACGGAGCGGTGTAAGGGTCAGAGTGCGTAACGGACAGGCTCCCGCGCCGTTGAGGGAGGTGTTCGACGTCTCAATCTGCAGCACAGGAGCCCCGTTGGTTCCGTATCCTGCCGCACTTCGACCCGCTTCTACGCCCTGGTCGAGTGGGTCGCGATGCTCATCGTCATCCGTGAGGACACTGCCGGTGCAAACTCGCTGCACCGTCGTGCGCTGGTCGCACTCGTGTACCTGCGCCGCCACGATACTCTCGCCCGCATCGCCGCCGGCTTTGGGATATCCGTCGGCACCGCCCATGCCTACGTCACCTCCGTCACCGGCCTGCTCGCCGACCAGGCACCGGGCCTGGCCCAAGACGCCGCGCTCGCACGACCCGGAATTCGTCCTCCTGGACGGCACGCTCGCCGAGTGCGACCGCGTCGGCGACGGCAAGGCCGACTACCTCGGCGAAGCACGAGCGGCACGGGGTGAACGTGCAGGTCGTCACCGACTCCAGCCTGAGAGATCCTGGGGATTTCGCCCGCGCTGCCTGGCCGGCAACGCCGGGTTCAACACCGCGAGCGATCACATCGAGACCACCCAACTCGCCCTGGCCCAACTCCCCAAACATCTGCGGCGGGGCCGGCAGACACTGATCCGCACCGACTCCGCCGGCGGCACCCACGCCTTCCTCGACTGGCTCACCCGCCGGGGCCGGTGGCTGTCGTATTCCGTCGGCATGACCATCACCGACGTCATCTCCACCGAGCCGTCCTGAAGATACCGAAGAAGGCATGGACACCGGCCTACGACACCGACGGCTTCGAGCGGCCCAGCGCCTGGGTCGCGGTTTTCTACGACATGCCCGACCTGGGTACGTGGCCGAGGGGCAGCCGGCTGATCGTCCGCAAGGAACAGTTCTATCCCAGCGTTTCGTTGCGCTTCACCGACCTCGACGGACTACGGCTGACCTGCTTCGCGACCAACACCAGGAGCGTTTTTATCCGCGACCTGGAACGACGTCACCGCCGGCCAGGCCCGCTGCGAGGGTTGGACTCGAAAACGCCCGCGACACCGGCCTGCGCAACCTCACCTCTGCACGACACCGCGCAGAACCAGATCTGGCTGGAGATCGTCTCCCTCGCACTCGGCCTCCTCGCCTGGATGCCCATGCTCGCCCTGACCAGCAAAACCCCGCCGCTGGGAACCCGCGAAGCTCCGCCTGCGGCTGTTCTCCGCCGCCGCCCAACTGGTCACCACCGGCCGCCGCCGCTGGCTCCACCTCACCGCCCAATGGCCCTGGACAGATGTGATCACCCGCGCGATCCAGCGACTCGCAGCCCTGCCGAACCCCGGCTGACCAGCAACTCCGACCGTCCCGACGAGCCACAGCAGCATCCCAGGAGCCGTGGAACCCCGACGCCCACCCGACGCGACAGCCAGGCCGCCAACCTGCCCCAGCCCTCGAAATTCCGCAGCTCGCAAGCAAGAGTCCCCGTCAGTGAACCGACGAGGACTCATGAACGATCGAGGCTAAGGGGGTGGTGGCCCGGTCGTCCTCGTTCGTGTGGTATCCGATGGCTGGGAGGGAGCCACCACCTCTTGAAGAGGTGAGTTCCACGGATCAGCCACACGCCTGCGCCCCCGAGGGCCACAGCAATTGCAAATGTGCCGACCGAGCCGTCCGACCGTGAGGTGCCGAACCCGATCACAAGCATCAGAAAGGCACCGAACAAAAGGCCACCGCCGAGGAGTCGTTCTCCACACGCGGCGTCACGGCACTGTTCCCTTCGTCGTGAGCGATCATTCAGTCAGCTTCTTGAGTATAGCCGGCAGGCTCCAGCACGACGTGGCTGTCTGGGCATGGGCGCGTATCGCAGCATAGATGCCCAGACCGAGCCCGGGCCTTGACCCCGAATTCTGGACACGGGTTATGCGGCTTGTGCCAGCGTAGTTGGTGTGTGGCGGAGGGCGTTTTCGAAGGTGATCGGTGGTCGTTGTCCGAGGCGGGAGTGTCGGCGTCGGGTGTTGTAGCGGTGGAGCCATCGGAAGGCGTCGAGTCAGGCCTCGCGCTCGGTCGGCCAGCTCTTTCGTCCTTGCAGGGTCTCGCGTTTGAAGGTCGCGTTGAAGGACTCGGCGAGTGCGTTGTCCGCGCTGGACCCGACCGCGCTCATACTTCGCCGCACCCCTGCTGACCTGCAGGCTTCGGCGAAACTCCTGCTCGTGTACTGGGCTCCGTGGTCGGTGTGCATGATCGATCCGGCAAGGCTGCCGCAGGTGCGGATCGCCGCGGCCAGGGCGTCGGTGACGAGATCCGCGCGCATGTGGTCGGCGATCGCCCAGCCGACGAGACGGCGCGATGCGAGGTCGATGACGGTCGCCAGGTAGCAGAACTTCCCGCCGGCGACGAGCAGGTAGGTGATGTCACCGACGTACTTCGTGTTCGGCTTGTCCGCGGTGAAGTCGCGGCCGATCAGGTCCGGGGCCTTGCCGCGGCCGGGTCGGAGACGGTGGTGCGGTGCCGGCGCCGCAACCGGATCCCTTGGATCCCGGACGCCCGCATGATCCTGGCGACGCGCTTGTGGCTGACCGCGACACCGTTCTCCTCGCGGAGCTCGGCGGTGATCCTCGGGGCTCCGTAGGTGCCGTCCGATTCCTGGTGCACCGCCCGTATCCGGGCTGCCAGGCGGGCGTCGGCCACCTGCCGGGCGGCCCGGTCAGCGGCTGTCCGTTGCCAGTAGTAGAAGCTCGAGCGGCTGACGCCGAGGATCCTGCAGAGCCGCTTCACGCCGTGACGGCGCTGGAGGTCGGCGACACACTGGAAGCGGTTCACCAGCGCGTCTCCCCGGCGAAATACTTCGCCGCCTTCCGCAGGATCTCCCGTTCCTCCTCCAACTCGCGGACCTTCTTTCGCAAGGCGGCGTTCTCCGCCTCCAGCGGTACCGGCGGCTGGGCCGGTTCTTGCGTCCGTCGTCCTCGGGGACGGCTCACCCCGGCTGCCCTCACCCAGTTCCGCAGGGTCTCCGGGTTGATCCCCAGATCGGCCGCGACCGACCTGATCGTCGCTTCCGGCCGCGACTCGTACAGCGCGACCGCGTCCGCCTTGAACTCCAGCGGGTAGTTCTTCATGACCACGAGATGTCCGTTCTCAGATCCTCAGGATCCAGTGTCTCGTGTGTCCAAGATCAGGGGTCAAGGCCCCACCTCTCAGCGAACCAACAACACCCCAGGCCAACCGCCCCGCCGCACACCAAAAACCCCCCACCCAGCGTTACCAGCGTTAGCAGTACGTCCGAGCGGTCGGTGATGGTCAAGGTGTAGGCGTCAGACGTATCAGGACCGAACCTCGGCACCTCTTTCTCAGTCTTCACTGTGCGTCCAGGCGCTGGGTACCAGGCCGGGGAGGCGGTGCTCGATTCTGTGCTCGCCCTTGGTACACCCGGCGAACGGGCCGGAGCTCCCCCGCAGTTCTCGCAGCGCGGGGTCCAGGTGGTCGCGATGCCAGACTGAGGGGCCGGTGTATCCGCAGGATGCCGGGTCGGTCAGCTCCTGCCATGCCAGCCATGCGGCGTGCAGGCGGGCGACGGCGACGGTGTGCTCGAACCAGAGGTGGCACCACTTCGCGTCGGCCGACGGTTCCGCGAGGTAGCCGGGTACGAGCACGCCCTCGACCCACTCGATCAGGGCTCGCAGCTCATCGTCGTACTCCGGGGAATCGAGCAGCAGGATGAACGGCGGGTATCCGCCCTCCTCGTCGTCGGCCTCTCCGCCGGCTGTTGCCTCCGTCTCGGTGGAGTCCTTGCCCGGCTCCTCCGCCTCGCGCTCGGTCCGCGTCTTGACCAGGGCCGTCAGGCTCGCGATCTGGGCCTTGAGGTCCTCGATGTCCTCGAACATGCCCACGGGCACGTCCAGCCGTGGACTCTCCTCGTGCTCATCACTCACTGCGCGCCGCCTTCCGCTGCTCGTACGCCGCGACCGCCCGCTTGGTGATGGCGTACTCCTCGGCCTTCATCTGCGGGCCGATGTGCGCCATCGCCCGTTCCGCGTACCAGGGCCGCAGGCCGATCTGGGCGACGGGCATGCCGGTGGCCAGCAGCAGGGCCGTGCCCTTGCGCATGGCGCGGATCTCGGCGGGGTCGAGGACCTGCTCGCGTTGCTCGGACCAGCTGTGGCTGCCGCCGTCCTTGCTCTTGGAGTACGAGCCGCGCTCGACGAAGTGCGGACCGGTCAGGGTGCTGATGTCCTGGGCGAATTTGGCATCGTCGATACCGACACCGATCAGCTTCTTGGTAGCCGCCGACCACATCGAGTCCATGCCGACCTCGCCCCACGCCCGTACGCCCTGGCGGTAGGACTGAAGGATCACGAACGGGGTGATGCCCCGGCTGCCCAGGTGCGAGTACAAGTCGGGCAGGTCGGCGATTCTGCAGATGTTGGCGGCCTCGTCCAGGACGGCGCGCATCGGCTCGGGCAGGCGGCCGCCTGCCCGCTCCCCCGCCTCGGTGCCGGCGGTGAAGACGGCGTCGGCGACCGCCGCGACCAAGGCGCTCGCCGGGCCGCCCTTCTTGCTCAGCAGGTAGAGCGTGTCCCTGCTCGTCGCGAAGGTCTCGGGGTCGAACCGCACGCGGTGCCTGTCCGGGGTGACCCAGGCGAGCACCTTCTCGTCACGCAAGGCACTCATGGCCGTACGAGCGTTCTGATAGATCCCGGACTGGGTCTCCTCGGCGATGTTGATCGAGGAGTCGACCTGTTCGGCGAGGACCGGTTCGCGCTCGTAGAGGACGCGCAGCGGCGCCTTCTCCTTCGGGTCGGCCAGCCACCTCATGACCTCGCGGATGGTGTCGCCCTTCCACCACGCGGCCCGGAACAGGCCGGTGAGGAGGTCCCCGGCGGCCTGGGACCAGAAGGGGTCGGCCGCCTGGTCGGACGTGATCTGGTTGACGAAGTGGGAGGCGAGGCGTTCGGCTCCCTCCAGCGTCTCGGCCTGGGCGATCAGGTCGATCCACACCTCCCGTTCGGCCTGGGCGACGCCCTGGGTGTCGAAGAGGAAGGTCTGCCCGATCCGCGCGCGGGAGCCGCGTGTCGCGGCGAAGACGTCGGACTTGTTGCTGGTCATCAGCAGGGCACCGGGCGCCTCTTCGGCGACCGGGATGGCCAGCGACGTCGACTTGCCGGCGCGGGGCGCCATGATGGCTACGTAGGTGTCCTCGTCGGACCCGCGCAGCTCGACGCCGGACGGCAGGTGGTCGCCAAGGAGCACACCTCGGTCGCGGGCCGGGACATCCTTCGGCCTGGTCTCCTTCAGCGAGGCCCGCAGCCGGGTCGCGGTACGGGCCGCGGCCTTCGGGGTCAGCTCACGCACCTGGTACAGCGTCGCCAGGGAGCTGGGATTCCGGAACCAGCGGAAGGCCCACCGCAGCCCCCACACGATGAATACGACGACCGCCAGGTCCGCGACGGTGGCGCCGATCATGGAGGCGGTCTGGGAGTGCGGCCACACCGCGGACCAGTCACCGGCCATGCGGTAGACCGTCAGCGGCGAGGCGGGGGCCGCCTCTTCGCCGGTCACGACGGCGCCGGCGGCCGCCCCGGTCCAGCTGGACGCGGACAGCACGACCGCGCTGCCGAAGACCGTGCCCGACAGGGCCCATGCCCGGTCGCTCTCCGTCATCATCGTGTGTCCCCCGTTGTCGCCCGCCGCCGGTTCGTGTCGGTCCGGTACAGCCGCTGCTCGGTCGGGGTCAGCTCCAGCTGGGCGGCGATCCCGGGCCGGGTGCCGAGCTTGATCAGGTACTTCCCGCGTCCGGGGTGGCGCACGCTGTCGTCCTCGGCCTGGCGGACCTGGCCGTCCTCGTCGTCGTAGCTGATGGGGTCGATGTCGAGCCCTGTACTCGTCGCCGAGGACCAGGAACCGATCATCATGATCTCCTGCTCGGTCAGGGACCGCTTGCCGGTGACCCGGCGCAGCTCCTCTTCGCTGGAGGCGCCGATTACCCAGGTGTCGCACCGGTCCATAAGCCCGCGCGCCTTGGCCCGGTCCATCTCGGTGGGCAGTGCCTCGACGTCGAGCAGGGAGTGCGTGACGTAGATCGTGACGTCGTCGGTCGTCCGGTTGAGCCTGCTGATCGCGTCCATCGCGTCCACGAGGCCCGGGCCGGAGCGCAGCGCGCGCCACATCTCGTCCATGGGCAGCACCAGCTTGCGGTCCATGAGCCCGATGCTGCGGGCGCTGTCGATCGCGCTGTAGGTGTAGGCCCAGGTGGCGATCATCCCCGCGCTCACCACGTCGTTTCCGCGGGCCCGCAGGCCGCTGATGTCGACGGAGACGGCGGGGGCGTTGATGTCGAGCGGTGTCGTGGTCGGGCCGTCGAAGAGCCCCTTCAGCGGGCCGCCGATCAGGTTGTCGAGCCCGGCGATGACCGACCGGGTCAGCGTCTGGTAGGTCGCGCCCTCGGCCGCCAGCTTCGTCCGGAGCACTTCGGGGGCCGCCCGCAGCGCGTCGGTGACGTCCTTCACGATCGGGTCGCTGCCCGGGGTCTGCGCGGCGGAGGCGACCTGCACGGCGGTGTCGAGCGCGGACCGCTCGATCTCGTCGGGGGCCCGGCCGAGCCCGTGCTTGGTGGACAGCAGGGCGACCAGGGTCTCCAGCCGGCGCGAGTTCAGGACGTCGAGCAGGGCCTGGCGGCGCCCGGCCGGCAGCGTCTGGACGCGGCCCTTGAGCGGCCCGGAGTCCAGCGGATTGAGGCGGCCGATACCGTCCCCGATCCGCACCACGCTGCCACCGAGTTCACTGATCAGGGTGCTGTACTCCCCCTTGACGTCCCCCGGCACACACACCATGTGCCCGTACGCCGCGTACACGAGGCAAATCCTCTTGACCAGCGCCGACTTACCCGCACCGGGCTGGCTCATCACCCACACGCCCGGATTCGTCACCAGCTTCCCGGTCCAGCCGGAGGGGTCGATGCAGACCAGCTCGCCGGTCAGTACATCGCGTCCCACGGGCGCTCCGCGCGGCGGCAGACCGGCTCCGAGGAGCCAGGGATAGATGCCGCCGACCTGCTGGGTGGGGCCGGTGTACACGGTTCCCGAGTCCTCGGCCGGCGCCCGGCCTCCGAACCTGCCGCCCCAGCCGAGCCGGGGCGCATACCGTCCCCGCCGCTGCTTCTCGGCCCGCCGCTCCTCGCGGCTGGGGGGCTGCTCCTGCACCCGGACCACCCGCTTGGGGCTGGCCAGTACGGGCGGCTTCGGCTCCCGTGCCATATCAGTCCTTCACCAGCGGGTTGTAGCCCAGCGGCAGTCCGGCGGCGAATACGGAGGCCTGCGCCCCGTACGCCGGCCGCATGCGGATCCCTCGCGTCGCCTTGATCGCGCGCGCCAGCTCCTGGCGCGCCGCCGGGACTTCGGCCGCCGTACGGGCGGTCACCGTCACCATGAGCGTCCAGTCGGCGACCTGCGCGCCTCCGGCCATCTGCGCGGCGGCTCGCTCGGCCCGCTGGGAGTCGGCCTTCTGCGAGTACTTCGACCGGCCCTTGACCTCGGCGGTGGCCTGCTCCCGCAGCCGGGCGTGGCTGATCTCCCGCTCCAGGACCGCTTCACCCTCGCGGGGGTCCAGCACCCGGTAGGCCAGGGTGATGCGCCGCTGGAACGCTCCGGGGGCCAGCAGCGGCAGCAGCACGCTGTAGGCGATCGGGCGCCGCGGCATCTCCCGCAGCACCCACGAGATCGACACCCCGCCGTCGTGGGCGTACTCCTCCCACCCGTCATCGGCCGCCTGCGGCCCGCACTCCGCCCAGGGGAGGTCGGCGAAATCGGAGTCCCTGGCGTTGAAGACGTCCGGGTCGTAGGCGGAGCGCACCAGGCGCCGCAGGTCGATGTCCGTGGCACGACGCTCGATGTCCGTACCGGTGCCCGCCAGGTCGATCCCGTCGACCGCCTTCAACGCCTCGGCGACCTGGCCGCCGAGATCGGTGGGCGGATTGACGCTGGCCGACGGGTCGACGGTCACCGACATCCACGGCGCCACGCTCGCGGTGGCGTGCGGAGTCGTACGCACCAGCTCGGCGATGATCCGCTTCGCGAGCTCCGGTGCGTGCGGGTCCTGACGCGCCTTCACATCGTCGCTGAGCGCCTCCCCGGCCCCGGGGGTGATCTGGATGGTCACCGACGCGCCCTTGATCTGGTCGTCCGTACTCATCGACTCCAGCATCGAGGCCCAGTTCCGCAGCGAGCTGCGCACGCTGCCGGTGGGCGCCATCAGGCTGCCGCCGGGAGCCAGCAGCGTACTGATCGTCATGCGCCCGGTCGCCCGGTCGTGGACCACCCCCACCGCCCGGCCCGTGGTCGGGTCGTGGGCCTTGATCAGCGTGGTCCGCGCCCCGACCCCCGGCAGGTCCAGTGCGTACGGGTGCGGCAGCAGCAGCCTCCGGAAGGACGTCGCCTCGAAATTCGCGGCCCTGCGCCAGGCGAACCGCGCCCAGTAGTAGCTCAGCGCGGGCATCCCGTGGCGGCGGGCCGCCGCCAGGGCCAGCACCATCGCCGTGGCCGGCAGGGTGAACAGCAGCGTCACCGGCAGCTGCACACCGATCAGCCCGTCCGCGGTCAGCACCGCCGCCCCGATCATCGTGCCGGCCTTGGACAGGCCGCCGATGCCGAAGGTCTTCTTGACCCGGAACCCGTCGACCATCAACGACCCGGGCACATCATGGGTGGTCACCGCTGGTTCCCCTCGTTGCCGAACTGCTCACTCGCGTGGTGGACGCCATCGTTGATGCCGTCCAGGATCTCCAGTCCGAGCCCGATCCCGCCGGGTGCCGACGTGGTGCCGGGAGACGGGTTCGGGCTCCCCTCGACGACCTTGATCCCGCCCTCCGTCGTGACGCCGTCCTCCGGGGTGTTCTGGCCGGGCACGCTGACGGTGCTCCGGCGGCGGGCCGGGCGCCGCGGTCCGTTCGGGCCGGGCGGCGGACCACTGGGATCCGGATCATCGGGATCATCCGGGTTGTCCGGGGGACGCGGCATGTTCTGCTGCACGTACTGGGCGTGGCGCACCGGGGTCAC
It encodes the following:
- a CDS encoding SCO6880 family protein, with protein sequence MTTHDVPGSLMVDGFRVKKTFGIGGLSKAGTMIGAAVLTADGLIGVQLPVTLLFTLPATAMVLALAAARRHGMPALSYYWARFAWRRAANFEATSFRRLLLPHPYALDLPGVGARTTLIKAHDPTTGRAVGVVHDRATGRMTISTLLAPGGSLMAPTGSVRSSLRNWASMLESMSTDDQIKGASVTIQITPGAGEALSDDVKARQDPHAPELAKRIIAELVRTTPHATASVAPWMSVTVDPSASVNPPTDLGGQVAEALKAVDGIDLAGTGTDIERRATDIDLRRLVRSAYDPDVFNARDSDFADLPWAECGPQAADDGWEEYAHDGGVSISWVLREMPRRPIAYSVLLPLLAPGAFQRRITLAYRVLDPREGEAVLEREISHARLREQATAEVKGRSKYSQKADSQRAERAAAQMAGGAQVADWTLMVTVTARTAAEVPAARQELARAIKATRGIRMRPAYGAQASVFAAGLPLGYNPLVKD
- a CDS encoding TraM recognition domain-containing protein; protein product: MMTESDRAWALSGTVFGSAVVLSASSWTGAAAGAVVTGEEAAPASPLTVYRMAGDWSAVWPHSQTASMIGATVADLAVVVFIVWGLRWAFRWFRNPSSLATLYQVRELTPKAAARTATRLRASLKETRPKDVPARDRGVLLGDHLPSGVELRGSDEDTYVAIMAPRAGKSTSLAIPVAEEAPGALLMTSNKSDVFAATRGSRARIGQTFLFDTQGVAQAEREVWIDLIAQAETLEGAERLASHFVNQITSDQAADPFWSQAAGDLLTGLFRAAWWKGDTIREVMRWLADPKEKAPLRVLYEREPVLAEQVDSSINIAEETQSGIYQNARTAMSALRDEKVLAWVTPDRHRVRFDPETFATSRDTLYLLSKKGGPASALVAAVADAVFTAGTEAGERAGGRLPEPMRAVLDEAANICRIADLPDLYSHLGSRGITPFVILQSYRQGVRAWGEVGMDSMWSAATKKLIGVGIDDAKFAQDISTLTGPHFVERGSYSKSKDGGSHSWSEQREQVLDPAEIRAMRKGTALLLATGMPVAQIGLRPWYAERAMAHIGPQMKAEEYAITKRAVAAYEQRKAARSE
- a CDS encoding DUF4913 domain-containing protein yields the protein MSDEHEESPRLDVPVGMFEDIEDLKAQIASLTALVKTRTEREAEEPGKDSTETEATAGGEADDEEGGYPPFILLLDSPEYDDELRALIEWVEGVLVPGYLAEPSADAKWCHLWFEHTVAVARLHAAWLAWQELTDPASCGYTGPSVWHRDHLDPALRELRGSSGPFAGCTKGEHRIEHRLPGLVPSAWTHSED
- a CDS encoding ATP-binding protein, whose protein sequence is MAREPKPPVLASPKRVVRVQEQPPSREERRAEKQRRGRYAPRLGWGGRFGGRAPAEDSGTVYTGPTQQVGGIYPWLLGAGLPPRGAPVGRDVLTGELVCIDPSGWTGKLVTNPGVWVMSQPGAGKSALVKRICLVYAAYGHMVCVPGDVKGEYSTLISELGGSVVRIGDGIGRLNPLDSGPLKGRVQTLPAGRRQALLDVLNSRRLETLVALLSTKHGLGRAPDEIERSALDTAVQVASAAQTPGSDPIVKDVTDALRAAPEVLRTKLAAEGATYQTLTRSVIAGLDNLIGGPLKGLFDGPTTTPLDINAPAVSVDISGLRARGNDVVSAGMIATWAYTYSAIDSARSIGLMDRKLVLPMDEMWRALRSGPGLVDAMDAISRLNRTTDDVTIYVTHSLLDVEALPTEMDRAKARGLMDRCDTWVIGASSEEELRRVTGKRSLTEQEIMMIGSWSSATSTGLDIDPISYDDEDGQVRQAEDDSVRHPGRGKYLIKLGTRPGIAAQLELTPTEQRLYRTDTNRRRATTGDTR
- a CDS encoding helicase associated domain-containing protein, whose amino-acid sequence is MIAKWIKFQVLDTERQDWTRWYDAARRYRDREDDLDVLYEHQEGAYPLGRWLSDQRRAYRAGTTNSTCA